The window GAGGACACCCGCTACGGTGCACGCTGAACGACACCCTTCCGTTCGCGATGTACGGCTGCCCCGGCTTCGCCGAGGCGCCGTACCCGGAACGTCGGCCTGCTCGCTCTAGATTTGCAAATGCTGGCTGACGTAATCGATGAAAACGCGCAGCTTTGGCGACGAATAACGGCTTGCCGGCCACAAGATCCAGAAGGTGACGGTCTGGTCGATGAAATCGTCGAGCACGATCTGCAACGCACCGCTCGCCAGTGCCTCCCGCACGAGGAAGGTCGGCAGGAAGGCGAGGCCCTTGTTTTGAAGCGCCAGAAAGCCCAGCACTTCAATGGTGTTGCTGACGAAGGTTTGCGGCAGCTCCGGCTCGGCTTCCGACGCAGCAAGCTGAAACGGCCAGCGCTCCAGCTTGCCGCTAGCGGGAAATTTATGCAGTAGACAAGCGTGTCGAACGAGTTCGGAAGGGTGCGCGGGTATGCCGTGCTGCTTGAGATAACCGGGCGAAGCAACCAGCACCTGACCGCACGAGCCGAGGCGCCGCGATACCAGCCTCGAGTCGTGCTGCTCGCCGGTGCGTATGACCGCATCGAAGCCTTCTTCGATGACATCCACCATGCGATCGGAGAGATCGACATCGAGCTCGATGTCCGGGTACTGCATCATGAACCCGTCGAGCGCCGGCATGATCAGCCCAGAGAGTTGCGGCGTGCTGATCCGCAGCCTGCCGCGCGGACTGCCGGCGGCGTCGGACAACTCGGCTTCCGCCGCTTCGACTTCGCCGAGGATGCGTCGGCACCTTTCCAGAAACAACGCACCTTCGGACGTCAGCGTGATGCTGCGCGTGCTGCGGTGAAAGAGCCGCACGCCTAGTCGTTCCTCGGTGCGCGCAATGCTTTTGCCGACAGCTGAAGACGACACGCCGAGCAGACGTCCCGCCTCGGTAAAGCTGCGGGTCTCTGCCACCTGCACAAACATCGCAATCCCGCTGAGGCTGTCCATTAGCGCGTCCCGAGGTCTTTGAAAGACATTGGCAAATGTCTCAATTGCGGACTGAAGT is drawn from Trinickia violacea and contains these coding sequences:
- a CDS encoding LysR substrate-binding domain-containing protein, with protein sequence MDSLSGIAMFVQVAETRSFTEAGRLLGVSSSAVGKSIARTEERLGVRLFHRSTRSITLTSEGALFLERCRRILGEVEAAEAELSDAAGSPRGRLRISTPQLSGLIMPALDGFMMQYPDIELDVDLSDRMVDVIEEGFDAVIRTGEQHDSRLVSRRLGSCGQVLVASPGYLKQHGIPAHPSELVRHACLLHKFPASGKLERWPFQLAASEAEPELPQTFVSNTIEVLGFLALQNKGLAFLPTFLVREALASGALQIVLDDFIDQTVTFWILWPASRYSSPKLRVFIDYVSQHLQI